From the Lolium rigidum isolate FL_2022 chromosome 2, APGP_CSIRO_Lrig_0.1, whole genome shotgun sequence genome, one window contains:
- the LOC124689462 gene encoding multiple organellar RNA editing factor 2, chloroplastic-like, which yields MERRLNHDVRIRSVSSDLRLPCVGPLGPEHNDFSFVHYNKLYYDKLCLIPVMEARTVTHLASRQRRWTCCARWPPPSLPSDGDRAPTEMAPLFPGCDYEHWLIVMDKPGGDGASKHQMIDCYVHTLAKVLGSEEEAKKKIYNVSCERYFGFGCEIDEETSNKLEGIPGVLFVLPDSYVDPEHKDYGAELFVNGEIVQRSPERQRRVEPVPQRASDRSRYNDRTRYVRRRENQQR from the exons ATGGAGCGGCGGCTAAATCACgatgtcagaataag gtcagtctcttccgatctacggttgccATGCGTTGGTCCTTTGGGTCCTGAGCACAACGACTTCTCATTTGTCCACTACAACAAACTCTACTACGATAAGCTTTGCCTGATTCCGGTGATGGAGGCGAGGACGGTGACGCACCTCGCATCG CGGCAGAGGCGATGGACCTGCTGCGCCCGGTGGCCGCCGCCTTCTCTTCCCTCCGACGGCGACCGGGCGCCCACGGAGATGGCGCCGCTCTTCCCCGGCTGCGACTACGAGCACTGGCTCATCGTCATGGACAAGCCCGGCGGGGACGGCGCATCCAAGCACCAGATGATTGACTGCTACGTCCACACCCTCGCCAAGGTCCTCGGAAG CGAGGAAGAGGCAAAGAAGAAGATCTACAACGTTTCGTGCGAGCGCTACTTCGGGTTCGGGTGCGAGATCGACGAGGAGACGTCCAACAAGCTCGAAG GGATTCCTGGTGTTCTCTTCGTGCTCCCTGATTCGTATGTGGACCCTGAGCACAAGGACTACGGAG CCGAGCTGTTTGTGAATGGGGAGATTGTGCAGAGATCTCCGGAGAGGCAGAGGCGGGTGGAGCCTGTGCCGCAGAGGGCGTCGGACAGGTCGAGGTACAACGACAGGACCCGCTACGTGCGGCGGAGGGAGAACCAGCAGCGATGA
- the LOC124689463 gene encoding wall-associated receptor kinase 2-like: MLLFLLLAAAAGSNLILLQAAAAEGQPQIALEGCPDKCGDVSIPYPFGMGKAGCFLPGFEVTCNTSVQPARAFLAYTPGDEIATHQEKNALVFSGATPVASDNIAVEQLPVELMDVSVGKGEARVYYGVMSYCRTSPVDRLLKSHLMFLENKGPFLLSVTRNVLVGVGAWRVEVMLATNLSLTENTSEMFVLYCLSDLNGIVRYASNGSCTGRGCCEAVMPPDTPPQTMFGPLMNPQVDPDYRKEINPCSYGMLVEKSWYNFSTTDMSGYEGMSNKYSRGVPLVIEFAIRNGTCPVAGQQPPKDYACLSSSSYCANATSGEGYICKCAEHYDGNPYVPNGCQDIDECKLPEKYNCSNGGTCKNRLHGYDCPCGPGMTNKGGKCSEIFPTVAKAVVGAVAGLLVLALLSFIIILRKERRKTKEFYRKNGGPTLEKAKMIKIYKKEDLKHILMSSNVIGKGGFGEVFKGFVDKVEVAVKKPITGNLLESEQFANEVIIQSQVIHRNIVRLLGCCLEVDTPMLVYEFISKGSMDDILHGEGNKEPLNLDVRLRIAAESAHGLAYMHSQAHIKILHGDVKPANILLDENFAPKISDFGISRLIARDKEHAATVIGDRTYMDPVYLQTGLLTEKSDVYSFGVLILELISRKKATYSDNNSLVSSFLDAHKKGEKATELFDKDIATTENLEVLDNLTEIAVECLNLDVDQRPSMTEVAERLLILNRSRKL; the protein is encoded by the exons atgctcctcttcctcctccttgcaGCAGCAGCTGGGTCTAACTTGATCCTGCTCCAGGCCGCCGCTGCTGAAGGCCAGCCCCAGATTGCGCTTGAGGGTTGCCCGGATAAGTGTGGCGACGTGAGCATCCCCTACCCCTTCGGCATGGGGAAGGCTGGCTGTTTCCTCCCGGGCTTCGAGGTCACCTGCAACACCTCCGTCCAGCCGGCTCGCGCCTTCCTCGCCTACACACCAGGAGATGAAATCGCAACACACCAGGAGAAGAATGCATTGGTCTTCTCGGGCGCCACTCCCGTGGCATCCGACAACATCGCTGTTGAGCAGCTGCCAGTTGAGCTGATGGATGTATCAGTCGGGAAGGGCGAGGCAAGAGTGTACTACGGAGTCATGTCATACTGCCGCACTAGTCCAGTGGACCGCCTCCTAAAATCCCACCTAATGTTTTTAGAAAATAAGGGGCCGTTCCTCCTGTCGGTGACGCGCAATGTACTCGTCGGCGTGGGAGCCTGGCGAGTCGAAGTTATGTTGGCGACCAACTTGTCCCTCACCGAAAACACTTCCGAAATGTTCGTTCTTTACTGCCTTTCAGATCTCAATGGCATCGTGCGGTATGCCTCCAATGGGTCATGCACTGGGCGCGGCTGCTGCGAGGCCGTCATGCCCCCGGACACGCCCCCACAAACCATGTTCGGGCCGCTGATGAACCCTCAAGTCGACCCCGACTACCGGAAGGAAATCAACCCGTGCTCCTATGGCATGCTGGTGGAGAAATCATGGTACAACTTCTCTACCACCGACATGTCTGGCTATGAGGGGATGTCCAACAAATACTCCAGGGGCGTCCCCCTGGTGATCGAGTTTGCAATCAGGAATGGTACGTGTCCGGTAGCAGGCCAGCAGCCACCAAAAGACTATGCTTGCCTCAGCAGCAGCAGCTACTGTGCCAACGCCACCAGCGGAGAAGGATACATTTGCAAGTGTGCCGAGCATTACGATGGCAACCCATATGTCCCTAACGGATGCCAAG ACATCGATGAGTGCAAGCTTCCTGAGAAGTACAACTGCTCGAATGGTGGAACCTGCAAGAACAGGCTTCACGGCTATGACTGTCCATGCGGACCCGGAATGACCAACAAGGGAGGAAAATGCTCCGAGATATTTCCCACAGTAGCAAAGGCAGTTGTGG GTGCGGTAGCTGGTCTCCTTGTTCTGGCCCTTCTATCATTCATTATCATTCTTCGCAAAGAGCGTCGAAAGACAAAAGAATTCTATCGTAAGAATGGTGGCCCGACATTAGAGAAGGCTAAAATGATAAAGATATACAAAAAAGAGGATCTCAAGCATATTTTGATGAGCAGCAATGTAATTGGAAAAGGTGGTTTTGGTGAAGTTTTCAAGGGATTTGTTGATAAAGTAGAAGTTGCAGTAAAGAAACCAATAACCGGTAATTTGCTAGAGAGCGAGCAGTTTGCAAATGAAGTCATCATCCAGTCTCAAGTTATCCATAGGAACATTGTTAGGCTCTTAGGTTGTTGCCTAGAAGTGGACACCCCCATGCTAGTGTACGAGTTCATTTCCAAAGGTAGCATGGACGATATTCTTCATGGGGAGGGCAACAAGGAGCCTCTTAATTTGGATGTGCGTCTAAGAATTGCTGCAGAATCAGCACATGGTCTAGCTTATATGCATTCACAAGCACATATAAAAATTTTGCATGGTGATGTGAAGCCGGCAAACATACTCTTGGATGAGAACTTCGCGCCGAAGATCTCTGACTTTGGCATATCAAGGTTGATTGCGAGAGACAAGGAACATGCTGCAACAGTTATCGGTGACAGGACCTATATGGATCCAGTGTACTTACAAACAGGTCTATTGACTGAAAAGAGTGATGTATACAGTTTTGGGGTTCTCATCCTAGAGCTTATTAGCAGGAAGAAGGCCACTTATTCTGACAACAACAGCTTGGTAAGCAGTTTCCTTGATGCTCACAAAAAGGGAGAGAAAGCCACTGAGCTATTTGACAAGGATATTGCTACGACAGAAAATTTAGAAGTTCTTGATAATCTCACGGAGATTGCTGTGGAATGTCTTAACCTTGATGTCGACCAAAGGCCATCAATGACAGAAGTAGCAGAACGCCTTCTCATTCTAAACCGATCTCGTAAGTTGTAA